One Halioglobus japonicus DNA segment encodes these proteins:
- a CDS encoding acetyl/propionyl/methylcrotonyl-CoA carboxylase subunit alpha: MFNKILIANRGEIACRVIKTAREMGIATVAVYSDADSQALHVHMADEAIHIGPSPARDSYLLAERILDAAVTTNADAIHPGYGFLSENAGFAQACAEAGVVFIGPPTAAIEAMGSKSAAKRIMEQAGVPLVPGYHGDDQDPAILKQSADNMGYPVLLKATAGGGGKGMRQVWSADEFDEALAAAMREAMAGFGDDNMLVEKYLTKPRHVELQVFCDNHGNGVYLAERDCSVQRRHQKVIEEAPAPGMTEALRQRMGDAAVTAARAIDYRGAGTVEFLLDEDGSFYFMEMNTRLQVEHPVTEMITGQDLVRWQLLVASGAPLPLTQEQVRINGHAFEARVYAEDPDNDFLPATGTLGYLQPPAESRHVRVDTGVRQGDEISVYYDPMIAKLIVWDENRERALQRLASALAEYRIGGTVTNLEFLYNLSTSRPFVEAELDTGFIEKHSDLIFHDRHQDLAQELPLAALALLLNKQQNAAAPANSDSSSPWNDSSGWRMNEPHVHRLTVHCHQADHSVEVEQRGDLYLVRAADKDTPLRGELQGEQLLIDREGHRLRATLAQTHDGFTLYMSDGACHFHEVPPDTGEADGSGTDGGLDAPMNGTIVELLVEPNAQVNTGDALLVMEAMKMEQTIRAPADGTVDSFYYQPGDLVDGGAELLAFTAAED; the protein is encoded by the coding sequence ATGGCCGACGAAGCCATCCATATCGGCCCCTCGCCCGCCCGTGACTCCTATCTACTCGCCGAGCGCATTCTGGATGCGGCGGTCACCACCAATGCGGACGCCATCCATCCCGGTTACGGATTCCTCTCTGAGAATGCCGGCTTCGCCCAGGCCTGCGCCGAAGCCGGTGTGGTCTTTATCGGCCCCCCCACGGCGGCGATTGAAGCCATGGGGTCCAAATCTGCGGCCAAGCGCATCATGGAGCAGGCCGGCGTGCCGCTCGTGCCCGGCTATCACGGCGACGATCAGGACCCCGCCATTCTCAAGCAATCCGCCGACAACATGGGCTACCCCGTGCTCCTCAAAGCCACCGCCGGTGGCGGTGGCAAGGGTATGCGCCAGGTCTGGTCAGCAGACGAATTCGATGAAGCACTGGCCGCCGCCATGCGCGAAGCCATGGCAGGCTTTGGCGACGACAACATGCTGGTTGAAAAATACCTGACCAAGCCACGCCATGTAGAGCTGCAGGTCTTCTGCGACAACCACGGCAACGGCGTGTACCTCGCCGAGCGGGACTGCTCCGTTCAGCGCCGTCACCAGAAGGTGATCGAGGAGGCCCCCGCCCCTGGCATGACCGAGGCACTGCGCCAGCGCATGGGCGACGCGGCCGTCACCGCCGCACGCGCCATCGACTATCGCGGCGCGGGTACTGTGGAGTTCCTGCTCGATGAAGACGGCAGCTTCTACTTCATGGAAATGAACACCCGCCTGCAGGTGGAACACCCCGTCACTGAGATGATTACTGGCCAGGACCTAGTGCGCTGGCAATTACTGGTAGCCAGCGGCGCGCCGCTGCCACTGACGCAAGAGCAGGTACGCATCAACGGCCACGCGTTCGAGGCACGCGTTTACGCCGAAGACCCAGACAATGATTTCCTGCCCGCCACCGGCACGCTCGGGTACCTGCAACCACCGGCCGAATCACGCCATGTGCGCGTCGACACCGGTGTACGCCAGGGCGATGAGATCAGCGTTTACTACGACCCAATGATTGCCAAACTCATTGTGTGGGACGAGAACCGCGAGCGCGCGCTGCAGCGCCTCGCCTCGGCACTGGCGGAATACCGCATCGGCGGCACCGTCACCAACCTCGAGTTCCTCTACAACCTGAGCACTTCACGCCCGTTCGTAGAGGCTGAGCTCGACACCGGGTTTATCGAGAAGCACAGCGACCTGATCTTCCATGACCGCCATCAGGATCTCGCCCAGGAACTCCCCCTGGCCGCCCTGGCGCTGCTCCTGAACAAGCAACAGAACGCCGCCGCACCCGCAAACAGCGATTCCTCATCGCCCTGGAATGACAGCAGCGGCTGGCGCATGAACGAGCCGCACGTGCATCGCCTGACGGTACATTGCCATCAGGCCGACCACAGCGTCGAAGTTGAGCAACGCGGCGATCTCTACCTTGTCCGTGCAGCCGACAAGGATACCCCCTTGCGCGGTGAACTACAGGGCGAGCAATTACTCATCGACCGCGAGGGCCATCGCCTGCGCGCTACGCTGGCGCAAACACACGATGGCTTCACCCTGTACATGAGCGACGGTGCCTGCCACTTCCACGAGGTTCCCCCCGACACCGGCGAGGCTGATGGCAGCGGCACCGATGGCGGCCTCGATGCCCCCATGAACGGCACCATTGTTGAACTACTGGTTGAGCCAAACGCGCAAGTAAATACAGGCGATGCTCTGCTTGTGATGGAAGCCATGAAAATGGAGCAGACGATTCGCGCGCCCGCCGACGGCACCGTCGACAGCTTTTACTACCAACCAGGAGATCTCGTCGACGGCGGCGCCGAGTTACTCGCCTTCACAGCAGCGGAAGACTAA